The genomic stretch TGTATTCTTCCAATTCTGCTATTACTTCAGGAACGTGACAATCAATGACACCAATCATATCAAGACCTTTTCTCGATCTCGCTTCTTTTAAGATTGCAGATAATGTTAAAGAATTTGCTCCAGTTATTTTTACTGCTTTATTGGTCCTTGTCCTCCCAATATGGATATGGAAGTCTGCATAACATGACTTCATTTCATCAGCTTCATTTTTAAATACATGATCGCATATGCCGTTTTTGCGTCATGAATCTCCTGGCTATCTACCATTTCTTCCATTTCTTCTATTGATAAATGAAGTAGATCAAGAAATTCATCTTCATCAGCGGACTGCTCTCCCTTTTTCGTTAATCCTTTGGCAACATATAAATGGACAAGCTCATTAGCAAAGCCCGGAGATGTATAGAACGAAATCACTTTTTCAAGTTTTTCACACGTATAACCGGTTTCTTCTTCTAGTTCACGCACAGCAGTTAATTCAGGCTCTTCACCTTGCTCAAGTTTACCTGCTGGTATTTCTACAATCGCTTTGCCTAGCGCTTTACGATATTGCCTAACCGCAAGTATTTTATCATCGGGTGTTTGAGCAATAATCGCAACCGCACCGGGATGATCGATTAATTCTCGCTTGCTTTGTTTACCATTCGGTAACTGCACATCCTCTACTCTAACGTCAATAATACGACCTTCATAAATCGTTTCTGAGTGCAAGGTCTTTTCATATAAATGGTCCATTGCTTCATCATCTCCTGGTTCTAAAAATTACAATCGATACATAAAGTCTATCACATGAGACAAATAATAGGGAAAGATAGCAACCGTATCGAACTATTTAGGAGGTCTTGATTATGAAAGTTTATATTCAGCCGAATGGGATTACGATGGTTGGAAAACCAAAGCAAATTCAATTAATGATCAGACACTATATGAATCATTATGAAACGATTGAAGAATGGATTCACGCCCCTGCAGTTCGTACAAAATCGCACTTAAGATTAATTCAATAAACAAGAAACGCTGCCAGATATTGAGGCAGCGTTTCTGCTTTATCGAATTTCGGTTTTAAAAATGTTTTTCATTTGCTGTAAAAAAACATCATGGTATTCAGAAAATGTAGCCATACAATTGCTTTGAGCAATGGTATGAAAACCTCTTGCATAGGCACCATACGCGGTTAAAAAATCACATATATCGGTACATACGCCTGAGAGATGAACGGTGTCTATGTTTTTGCTTTTCAATATTTCTTCCAGGCTTGTGTTATAAAAAGCGTCATATTCTGGTTTAGGTACATAGGTGACTTGTGCATGATTTTGATTCGCTTCAAACCAAGTCTTCAATTCCCCATATAAGTCTTGGCCCCAGGATCCGATAACATTATGTACGGGCCAAATCTTAAAGTGCTCATCATTTTCTTGATGGGCATCCATACATATGACAACTTCCTTTCCTTCTTCAAGAAACTCGTTTGCGAGCGTGATAATATTTGGAACAATCTCCTGCCCTACTTTTCCTGAAGTAAGTCCACCTTGATCGTGAATAAAGTCATTGCTCATATCAATAATTAATAACGCTTCTTTCATCATTCTCCCCTCCCAGTGCCTTTACTATAGCAGGTGATTTTCCACGTGACAAGACACCAACTACCTGCATATCATTGGCGTGAAATCGCTTATAACGGTACACTTAAAATAGAATTAATTTTGGGAGGTATGCTTCGTTATGAAAACCAATCAAATTGGCAATTCAAAACTACATGTTAGTGAAATCGGACTAGGAACCATGTCACTAGGAACCGATCGAGCGAAAGCTGTCTCACTCATTCATGAGGCGATCGATAACGGCGTTACATTTATCGATACAGCAGATTTGTATGACTTCGGTTTAAATGAAGAAATCGTCGGAGAGGCATTGCGTGATCGAAGAGATTCAGTTGTTCTTGCAACCAAGGCAGGGAATCATTTCGAAGAAGGGAAAGAGGGATGGTTCTGGGACCCTTCTAAAAAGCATATTAAGGGAGCCTTAAAAGAAAGTTTGAGACGTTTGAAAACAGATCATATTGACCTTTTCCAACTACATGGTGGTACGATTGAAGATCCGATTGATGAAACGATCGAGGCTTTCGAGGAATTAAAATCTGAAGGCCTCATTATTGAATATGGGATTTCTAGCATTCGACCAAATGTGATTCGTGAATTTGTAAAGAAATCTTCTATCGCTTCAGTCATGATGCAATATAGTATACTAGATCGTCGGCCTGAAGAAGAAATGCTAGATTTATTGCATAACAATAACATTAGTGTCATTGCTAGGGGTCCTCTCGCTAAAGGAATGTTAACAGATCAATACGATGAAAAAATTAAAGAAGATGGTTTTCTCGACTATTCTAAATTTGATGTTCTTGAAACGGTTAAACAGCTGAATGAGATAAAAGGGAACAAGCGCAATATGACTCAGACGGCACTTAAATATGCACTTGCTCACCCTGCTGTAGCCACCGTTATTCCCGGAGCTAGTCGAAGTAAACAACTCCTTGCAAACATTACCGCACAGAATGCACCAGACTTAACACCCGATGAAGTACAAAAAATACGTGACGTTTCGAAAAAAAATGTATATGATAAGCACCGTTAAATGTAAAATAGCGCAGTCAACTGACTGCGCTATTTCCTTTTCGACTCAAAATTAAAATCTAAAAGGAGTCTAATATGGGATTATTTATTATTAGTTCTGGTTCTGTTGACGCTTGAATTTGCTCAATACTATAGCCAGATGCCACTTCTTTTAATTCAAGTCCTTCAACCGTAATATCAATAACAGCTCGCTCGGTAATAATGCGATTGACAACACCTTTCCCTGTTAGAGGGAGGCTACATGAGTTTAGAATTTTAGTTTCTCCATTTTTGTTAACGTGGTCCATGATTACCACAATCCGTTTTGCTCCATGAACGAGATCCATTGCTCCTCCCATTCCTTTAATCATCTTTCCAGGTATCATCCAATTCGCAAGATCGCCATTCTTCGAAACTTCCATTCCACCTAAAATGGCCACGTCAATATGTCCTCCTCGAATCATTGCAAATGACTCGGCACTATCAAAATAAGCGGCTCCTTGCATTGCAGTAACCGTTTCTTTTCCTGCATTAATTAAGTCAGGTTCAACCTCGCCTTCACTTGGATAAGGTCCAATACCTAGAAGGCCATTTTCCGATTGAAGAACGATCTTTTTACCATCTGGAATGTAATTAGCTACCATTGTCGGCATTCCAATTCCCAGATTTACGTAAGAGCCGTCCAGGATTTCTTTTTCAGCACGTCTTGCAATCTTTTCACGAACTGCTGCTTTATCTACTTTAACCATCATTAGCCTCCTATCGCGTCGTTAATCGCTCAATCTTCTTTTGCTGCTCACCAACAATAACCTTCTGTACATAAATGCTCGGAGTATGAATAGAATCTGGATCTAACTCTCCAACACCCACTAATTCTTCAACTTCTGCAACCGTTACTTTTCCTGCGGCTGCAATCATTGGGTTAAAGTTGCGTGCCGTTTTGTTGTAGACTAAATTCCCCATTACATCTCCTTTGAGTGCTCGAACAAAGGAAAAATCAGCTTGTATCGCTTCTTCAAGCAAATATTCTTTTCCATTAAATGTTTTTACTTCCTTTCCTTCAGCAATCGGCGTTCCGACGCCGGCTGGAGTATAGAAGGCCGGGATTCCAGCCCCCCCAGCTCTAATTCGTTCTGCCAATGTTCCTTGTGGAATGAGCTCCACTTCTAATTCTCCTGAAAGCACCTGTCTTTCAAACTCTTTGTTTTCACCAACGTAAGATCCAATCATTTTTTTAATCTGTTTATTTTTAAGAAGCAATCCCAGACCCCAATCATCAACTCCACAGTTGTTTGATATGACTGTTAAGTCCTTTGTTCCTCTCTCTTTTAATGCAAGAATTAAATTCTCTGGAATACCTACTAAGCCAAACCCGCCAACAAGAATCGTTGCCCCGTCCTGAACATCTTGTACTGCTTCTTGAAATGTATCAAGTATTGGTTTCATTTACTTTTACCTCCTGCCATTTTAAGTTCGTTCAACAATTGTTGCTACTCCCTGTCCTCCACCAATACAAAGCGTAGCTAGACCATAGCGCTCATTTCTACGTTTCATTTCATGTAGTAGAGTAACTAGAATTCGAGTGCCACTTGCACCAATCGGATGACCAAGTGCAATAGCCCCACCGTTTACATTTAAGATTTCTTTATTAAAATCAAGATCTCTTCCAACGGCAAGAGACTGTGCAGCAAAAGCCTCATTTGCTTCTACTAGATTCATTTGGTTCATTGAAAGCCCAGCACGTTCAAGTGCTTTCTTCGTAGCCGGAACTGGACCTAGCCCCATAACGCTCGGATCTACTCCACCGCTTGCATTCGAGCGAATAACAGCAAGGTATTCTATTCCAAGTTCATCTGCTTTCTCTTTACTCATTAAAACAACAGCGGCTGCGCCGTCGTTAATTCCGGAAGCGTTTCCTGCCGTAACCCCACCGTCTTTCTTAAAAGCTGGGCGTAACTTTGCAAGTTTATCAGCCGTCGTTCCTGGTTTAACGTATTCATCAGTATCAAATAATAGAGGTTCACCTTTTCGCTGCGGAATAGTAACAGGGAGAATCTCTTCTTTAAATCGTCCCTCTTTAATAGCAGCCTGTGCTTTTTGTTGACTCCAGGCAGCAAATTCATCCATCTCTTTTCTTGTTAGATGATAATGATCACACAAATTCTCAGCAGTAACACCCATATGGTAATCGTTAAATGCGCACCATAATCCATCTTGAATCATACTATCCACCATCTTTTGGTCACCCATTCGTAAGCCTTCTCGCGCTCCGTTTAATAAATAAGGTGCCTGACTCATGTTCTCCATCCCACCGGCGACAACAATATCTTGATCGCCAAGCATAATAGATTGAGCTCCTAGATGAACGGTTTTCAATCCTGATCCACAAACTTTATTGATTGTCATTGCAGGAGTTGAAACTGGGATTCCCGCTTTAATCGCAGCTTGACGAGCAGGATTTTGTCCGAGACCCGCTTGAAGAACGTTTCCCATAATGACTTCTTCCACCTGATCTATCGATAAGCCAGCTTTTTCGATCGCTCCCTTAATGACCGCGGCCCCAAGTTCTGTAGCAGATATAGATTTTAGTGAACCATTAAATGAACCTACTGGCGTTCTGATAGCGCTTACAATTACAACATCTCGACTCATTTCGATTTCCTCCTTATGTATCTATGACTCTCTTCTACATAATTCTTACTGCATTCAAAAAAATCCTTCCTCCAAGTAAGAATTTCCATTATTCAAACGATTCCCTTGCCAGACTCTATTTCCTTTGTTTTAATTAAAGATAGCGCTTACAAGGAAGGGTGATGAATGTTTTGCTACCACAACACGCTACGATCATTGAAGTAGGTCCAAGAGATGGGCTTCAAAATGAACAGAACCAGATCAAAACAAATAATAAAATCCGTTTTATTAAAGCTCTAAAAGCAGCAGGAATGAAAGAAATAGAAATTACTTCATTTGTCTCACCGAAATGGGTTCCCCAAATGAAAGATGCCAGTGAAATAGTAAAAACATGCCTTGATGATACTCGGAACTTTGTTTTAGCTCCTAACCGTAAAGGGGTAGAGAGAATTAAAGAAACGAACGTGAAAGCCATAGCACTTTTTGCTGGTGTTAGTAACTCCTTTAATCAAAAGAATAGCAATAAAGGGACAAAGGAGCTTCTTCATGAGCTCTTTCCTTTAGTCGAAGAATTAAAAGCGGATGGTTACTTCGTTCGAGCCTGTATTTCCACTGCTTTCTATTGCCCATATGAAGGGAAAATAGACGGTAATGATACAATTGACGTTTGTCATCAATTCGTTAATGCAGGTGTAGATGAATTAAGCGTAGCGGATACTATTGGAATGGCCACTCCAGAGGAATCGCACAACCTTTTTAGCCAACTTGTAAGGGAATTTCCAACAACATTGTTAACAGCGCATTTCCATGATACACGTGGAATGGCCCTTGCTAACATCTATGCATGCCTTCAAGCTGGAATTTCAAGATTTGATACGTCAGCTGGTGGACTTGGCGGCTGTCCTTTCGCCAAAGGAGCGACAGGCAACGTTGCCACAGAAAGTGTCGTCTATATGTTGGAGAGAATGGGAATCAAAACAGGTATTGATCTAGAAAAACTAATGGGAGCAATTGATGAGATTGAGCCTCACCTATCAAGATCCATCCTAACGCCTTATCGAACGTTATATAAACAAGAAAAGGAAGCCTCTATAAAGTAGACATATAAATATTATGGTAAACTAAATAAAATAAGCACACAGACGTGTGCTTATTTTATCCTTTTACTATAGTTAGAATAATACTATAGATTAAAGCTAGAACTAGTCCACCGATGACCGTAATTCGATCCATCTTTTGACCTTTAAATAAATTTAGAACTCCCTTTACGACCATAAATACTACGAAAAAAATAACAAAATACATCAAAAACGTCACTCTAGTAAATCCCCCTAATCGTTATCCTTTGTTTATATACCGCATTCTCGGATTAATGATTTCACTATCACTTTTAAGCATAAAACACTGGTGTTTTGGAAGGAAATCAATTTTCATTTCGTTATCAAAAAACACTTTATATTGTTTCTGAATCAATACGGGTCTAAAATTTGACTCAAGCGTCATATTAAATTCACCTTGAGCGGAATCATTTACTAATTGCGTAACACCGTTCACAACACACCCGCAATCTTCGATGTCATAGTGTAACTTCATATAACCCTCAGCGTCATGTTCTAATTTCTCGATCGCTTGATCTGTAAAAGTCACTCTCATGTTATCTCTCCTCTTCACTATCTTCTATAATAACGTCTATAAACTCAATCGCCCAGTCACACCACTCAATCCAGGTTTTCATCTGACGCCTACCGTATTCAAGCGTTAGGTATTCTCCCAGACGATCTTTCTCTATTCTATGATCAACTGCATTTTCTTCTTTCCAGCTGTTCATGTGATCAAGCACCATTTGATGATGCTCTTTACTCTCTTTTAGAAATTGGATCGCTTCTTCTTTTGGAATGAGATGAAATAAAGAAACACGCATCAATTGTTCGTTTTTCATTTTGGGTGGGTCTACAGTATGATGAGCAAGCCATTCAATGAGAAGACGATACCCTTTATCTTCAATAGAGTAGATCTTCTTATCTGGAAGATCTAACTGTGGAACAATTTCAAAGCTTACTAGCTTCTCTTTCTCCATCTTTCCAAGTTCACGATAAATTTGTGTATGATGCGCAGACCAAAAATGGATCATCGTTTCTCTAAATTGTTGTGTTAGCTCATATCCGGTTGATGGTTTCTTCGTGAGTAATCCAAGAAGAGCATATCGTAAAGCCATATCATCATTTCCTTTTCAGCAATTTGCTTCTTCTCTATTATAAACGTCTTTACAATATCTTTGCATATTTGAAGTTGTAAATCCACATTTGACAATTAATTTGAATTTCATTTTATCAGAAATGATAAGAAAACGCCCCCCCGGATAATATGCTTATACATTGCTAAGATGAAATTTGATAAAATACCAGACAATTCAAAAAAGCAGGCTGTCTATTTCGACTGCCTGCTTTTTCGATGGTTTAAACTATTCTTTCGTATTGATATTTAGTAATCCTTCCGCTGTTTTACGTGTCTCGTTGCCAAAAGAATCTTTCACTTTCACTTCGATCTCAGCACCTTCAGCCACCACATTCGAAGTAGCTGTCCAGTAACCGACATAATGCCCTTCTGATACTTCCATCATTGGAAATTCAGTCATACTTGAAGGCATCACCGTTGGATTCACTAACGGCATACGAATTGAGAAAGTAGCTTTTATTCCTGGAGCGCTATCGAATTCAATTTTGACTGATTCTCCCGCTTGAAGATTTTTATTTTGATCTGGTTTTAATTGATTAATGACCAATTCTTCTTGCTGGGAATAAACGTTGATCGACTTTTTCGTTTTATTTCCTGCTTTGTCTTTCGCCACTACTTTTATAATGTTCTCACCTTGATCGAGCAGCATCCGATGTGAAAATACACCATCTTCTACTTTCGCTTTCGTTCCGTTAACCTTTACCCAAGCAAGATTTTCATCATGAACGTCACCTTTAACGGTTACGGATCCTTTATTTGTTTTCCAGTCATTTTCTGGAGATGTGATCGTTAATTCCGGTTTCGTTTGATCTAAAGTAACCATTACAGCATCAGATTCTTCCGTCATCCCACGATCCGTTGATGCACGAGCTGTTAACTGATTCTCACCATCGCTCAATTGGATTTCTGTTGTGAAATGACCTTCTTCATTAGAAGTTGTGACAGCTTCTTCTTCGCCATTTTTCATAATATGAACGTCTGTCATTGGTGCGGTTTCGCCATCAACTTCAATGCTATTCTTGTTTGTATACGATCCGTCTTTTGGAGATGTAATCATTGGTGCTGTTAGTTCATAATCAACGACTGCACGGATCATATAGTTCCCTTCTTCTTCAGGAGCCTTCGACCATGCGCCGCTAACATATTGAAAGCTTCGGTCGACATATTCTCCGTCTTCATCTGTTGCAAGCCCCGGAGCATTTGGATTGGCATCCGCTTGAATATAAGTGATATAAAAATCACCTTCTACGATCACTCCTTGATCAGACAGATCAACCATCGTCCATTCGCCATTTCGAAGAGCAGTCGCGTCAATTGGACCAGCGAGTTTCTTACCTGGTGCTCCATCCGGACCTGATGCATCATGAATTTCTACTTTAAAATTTGTTCCGCCTGGATTTGGCCATTCCGTATTCCAGAATCTAAATAAACCTCCAGTTACAAGAGCGCGTTCTTGACCTTCTGCAAGCGACATTTTCACAGCCCAACCGTTCCCCGCATCATAGAACGCTCTTGCGTTCTCAGCAGTACCATCGTCATAACCAATTTCTCCTTCATATCCGATGAATGGAGAAAGTTCAGCATTCTGAACAACTGTCTCATTCGCTTCAACAGTGACGGTAAAGGTTTCGCTATAGTAACCGGCCGCAAGAACTTTTAACGTATACTCGCCTTCATAACCTCTCAGTGAATATTGTCCTTCTTCATCAGTTTGAACAGGTGCTATAGCAGCATCTTCTACTAATAAAACAGTTGCATCTTGGATTGGCTCTCCTGTTTCACTATTCGTGACTGTTCCTTCGATTTCTCCCTCTGGTATCGCTTCTAATGTGAAGTCAGCTTCTGTCACTTCATCATCTACGATCGTCACTTCCTGAGTCTCTGACTGGTAGCCATATGCTTCTGCAATAGCTGTGTAGTCCCCTGCTGCATGAGTCATGGAATAGCTTCCGTCTTCCAAGTTTGTTGTTGTGGAGCGCCCTGTCTCAAGAATAGACACTTCTGCTTGAAGCGGCAGAGCTTGAGGTGTAGGTGATGGTTTCTCTTGAACTGGATTTACAACATCGAAAAGCGGTGAAGGTTTTAACTTGTCAGGGTTTACTTTTTCTTTCGCTTTGGCACTAGCAGATTTTTCATCAGGCTGAATAGAAACTTTCGCGCTCTTTTTCTTAGCGGCAACTTCCATCGGCTCAGCGGATAACTTCACATCGTCAATATACCAGCCCTGCTTCATTACGCTACCATCCGTCTCGACTTGAAAAGCTAAATAAATTCGCTGATTTTCATAGGCTGATAGATCAACCTCTTCACTCACCCATTCATCAGAAAGATTATTATACTCCGCAAGAGCTTCCCAATTTTCCTGATCGGTTGAAACGAAAAGATGACCATAATCATAGTTTCTTTCAAGTTCATACCATTGATTGAATTGAAGATAAGCTTCACCTTCTGGTAAATCGATGGGAGGCATCATCAGCGTCATGTTAGCACTGTTGTCATATGCTCCATCAAGGTTTGTTCCATAAACCTTTTCACCAGAGTAAGCTTCAGGACCAACCGTTGGCGTCCCCCACTCCCATGAATTATTTTCTCCCCAGCTCATCCATCCAGCTGGCTCTGATTCAAAGTCTGTTTCGTAACCTGTTGAAATACCAGGGATAATTTCTACCTGATATTCGTCTGTTGTGACAACATGTCCGCCATAGTCTTCGATTTTAAACCTGTAACTAACGGAAGGTTCACTGACGGCTTCGCCTGGAATAATAGCTTGATAGGATCCAGAAAGATAGTTTCCATCAATTCGTGTGGCTTCAGTTGATGTCCACTCTCCGTTATGAGCATATTCAAGCTCTACACTTGTTACGCTCACATTATCAGTTGCTGTGATGGTAAGAGGAAGATCCATCTGAGCATAGGCTTCTGAAGGAGCATCGTGTTGATACGTGGGCTCTTCATTATCGCTTCCTTCTTTCATCACTTCCCCTTCAAGAGTACCAAGACCGTTCATAACGGAAGAAACAGCATCAAAAGCATTCACTAATCCATAACCAAACCCGTTGTTTGGAGAATCTGAAAATTCATCATCTGTAAGAGGTGTAACGGTGGATAGAAAAATAGCTTCTATCTCATCTACTGTCAGCGATGGATCCGCTTGACGAAGAAGAGCTACGATCGCAGAGACGTGAGGCGCTGCCATCGAAGTTCCGTTCCATCCTCCTTCATAGCTGCTTCCAGGTACCGCAGAACGGATATTAACTCCAGGAGCTGAAACGTCAGGTTTTATTTCATCATATGGGGATGGTCCCTGTAGAGAGAAACTCCCAAGAGCATCATTGATATCTGTAGCTCCCGTAGCAAATGACTCAGGATAATTTGCTGGTGTTGCGATTGACTCTGGACCTCCGGGATTAAATAGTGTTGTATTACCAGCAGAAAATTCTGGGAATATATCTGCATTTCGCCAGTTTTGAACCATTGGGCGATACCATTCGTCAAGCCCAGGTCCGCCTCCCCAAGAATTGTTCACGACATCAGGAGCTTTCTCAGGGTGTGGATTGCCTTCAGCATCCTTAGGAGCAATAATCCATTCCCCTGCTTCTAGAAGGTCAATATCTGATCCTCCTTCTTCGCTAAATGCCTTTACTGCAATCCACTTCGCACCTGGAGCAACACCGATTTGGTTTGAGCCATCCGGTTCAACTCCAACCATTGTGCCCATTGTATGTGTCCCATGTGCAATGTCATCATAAGGTGCTTCCTCCCCACTAACAGCATCAAACCAGTTAAATTCATGATCCACCCCTTCAGCACTGTACCCTCTGTACTGTTCCATAAGAGCTGGATGATCCCATTGAACACCGGTATCAATGTTAGCGATCACCGTCCCTGCCCCATCAATTCCCATATCCCAGACTTCAGGAGCACCTACTCGATCAATATTCCACTCAATCGAGTTGGTATCTGCAGTCGTTTTAGCCTTAGTTTTCGTTTTATCTGGCATTGGCTGAATCTGCCTGATTTCGTTAGGAAGTATTTTATCCACTTCAGGAAATGATGCTAGCTTGTTCATCACTTTTTTTGTTGCTGTTACTGCCATACCGTTTACGATGTAAAATGATTTTATGTCTTCTGCATTGCCTTTTTTCTCTTGTTGTTCTAAGTATGTGGACACAGATTGTTGTGTTTCAATAGACGTAGCTCTTAAAGCATTAACAACAGCTGATCGCTTAGTGATTTCAGCTTGAAAGGAAGTTAAGTTGTTTTTCTTTGCCTTTTCTTCCGCTTCTTTCGCTACTTTTGTCGTATCAGCTTGTTCTGCAAATTTAATCAAGAACGTTACTTTTTCGTTCTTCTCGAATGCTTTCGATACCTTCTGATCAATTCGTTTCACTTCATCATTCATGGATACAGAAGAACCACTTTTCGCATTCGCTTGCATCGCTGGTTGAATGAAGCTCGTGATGAGGAGAATAAAACAAGCAAATAGAGCTACGATTTTACGTTTGCTTCGTTTTCTCAAATTTCTTCCTCCCTAATAATTAGTTTTTTTTACACTCTGCCCTCCTTTTGAATTGCCCGGTTCACTTAACATGCTATACCAGGATTTGTCACATTTAAATCAAAAATAACAAAATTTTCAGAAAATAATCCAATTCTCTCAAAGTACTTTTAATATAAAAAAATGACGATTGTCCTGGATGTGTGTAGTATTTTGATGGTCGATAACGTTTTTAAATAGCCTTTAGCCTATAAGGACTATAGAAGTAGCGAATCTTACTTTAGTAACACGACTATGACGAATTCCCTAAACCTCTTTTTTATTCCATTACGATATCAGCATAAAGGAGGACTTTTCTCAAATAACACGTTATTGACATGCCATAAAGATTGACAAACGATTCTCATTTGTCATCTTTCGCTAGTAATCGTGTCGTCAACCCCTTTCTTTTCAACACTAAAATCCGACAGTGTTTTCTCACTCCCACTTATAAAGTCGTGGTCTTTTTGTATGAATTGATGCAAAGAGCAATCATGATATTTCCACATCAAAAACCCTCTTTCTTAAAGAAAGAGGGTTTTTGACAGTTTTTTTCATAGTGAGAAAAAAGGGTTAACGGTATTTACTTAACCATTCGCCTTGTATGTGTTCATAAACTTTTGATCAATTCGATTTTTTAATTTCCATGAGAGAGGATGATGAAGCACGATTTTTCCATATATCAGTAATCCCTGTTTCTGGCCAGTAGAAAGAATCGATAAGTAAGTGTCTTTAGGTTGGAAACGCCGACCATTCGCTTCTTTCATGAACCCCTTAATATTCTCCCAAAGAATCTCTGATTGTCGCACGGCTACTACACCGGCTTTAGGAAGGCGTGGATACTGCCGGATAGAAGCACAATCTCCCGCTGCAAAAATGGCAGGATACTCCTTTACTTGTAGTGTATCTTCTACAAGTAAATAACCCTCTTGATCAACAGGTAATTGAGAAGTTTGAAATAAACCGGGAGCTTTCGGGCCAGTTAACCATAATACTTCATCATAAGCAATTTGGCTACCAGTTGAGGTGATAATCTGACTAGACGTGACATTTGCCACTTTTTCTTTCAAATAAATTGGCAAATTTTTATCTTGCATGATTTGCGTAATTTTTTCCTGTGCTTTAGCAGAAGTATTTTCTAACAACGGTGAATGAGAAATGATCGAAACGGGTTTCTTATCCTCAAGTTTTCGTCTTGCAGATAAAGCTAAAGC from Bacillus sp. Cs-700 encodes the following:
- a CDS encoding NUDIX hydrolase, whose translation is MDHLYEKTLHSETIYEGRIIDVRVEDVQLPNGKQSKRELIDHPGAVAIIAQTPDDKILAVRQYRKALGKAIVEIPAGKLEQGEEPELTAVRELEEETGYTCEKLEKVISFYTSPGFANELVHLYVAKGLTKKGEQSADEDEFLDLLHLSIEEMEEMVDSQEIHDAKTAYAIMYLKMKLMK
- the mciZ gene encoding Z-ring formation inhibitor MciZ, which translates into the protein MKVYIQPNGITMVGKPKQIQLMIRHYMNHYETIEEWIHAPAVRTKSHLRLIQ
- a CDS encoding isochorismatase family cysteine hydrolase, whose amino-acid sequence is MMKEALLIIDMSNDFIHDQGGLTSGKVGQEIVPNIITLANEFLEEGKEVVICMDAHQENDEHFKIWPVHNVIGSWGQDLYGELKTWFEANQNHAQVTYVPKPEYDAFYNTSLEEILKSKNIDTVHLSGVCTDICDFLTAYGAYARGFHTIAQSNCMATFSEYHDVFLQQMKNIFKTEIR
- a CDS encoding aldo/keto reductase, encoding MKTNQIGNSKLHVSEIGLGTMSLGTDRAKAVSLIHEAIDNGVTFIDTADLYDFGLNEEIVGEALRDRRDSVVLATKAGNHFEEGKEGWFWDPSKKHIKGALKESLRRLKTDHIDLFQLHGGTIEDPIDETIEAFEELKSEGLIIEYGISSIRPNVIREFVKKSSIASVMMQYSILDRRPEEEMLDLLHNNNISVIARGPLAKGMLTDQYDEKIKEDGFLDYSKFDVLETVKQLNEIKGNKRNMTQTALKYALAHPAVATVIPGASRSKQLLANITAQNAPDLTPDEVQKIRDVSKKNVYDKHR
- a CDS encoding CoA transferase subunit B; this translates as MVKVDKAAVREKIARRAEKEILDGSYVNLGIGMPTMVANYIPDGKKIVLQSENGLLGIGPYPSEGEVEPDLINAGKETVTAMQGAAYFDSAESFAMIRGGHIDVAILGGMEVSKNGDLANWMIPGKMIKGMGGAMDLVHGAKRIVVIMDHVNKNGETKILNSCSLPLTGKGVVNRIITERAVIDITVEGLELKEVASGYSIEQIQASTEPELIINNPILDSF
- a CDS encoding CoA transferase subunit A, producing the protein MKPILDTFQEAVQDVQDGATILVGGFGLVGIPENLILALKERGTKDLTVISNNCGVDDWGLGLLLKNKQIKKMIGSYVGENKEFERQVLSGELEVELIPQGTLAERIRAGGAGIPAFYTPAGVGTPIAEGKEVKTFNGKEYLLEEAIQADFSFVRALKGDVMGNLVYNKTARNFNPMIAAAGKVTVAEVEELVGVGELDPDSIHTPSIYVQKVIVGEQQKKIERLTTR
- a CDS encoding acetyl-CoA C-acetyltransferase, with translation MSRDVVIVSAIRTPVGSFNGSLKSISATELGAAVIKGAIEKAGLSIDQVEEVIMGNVLQAGLGQNPARQAAIKAGIPVSTPAMTINKVCGSGLKTVHLGAQSIMLGDQDIVVAGGMENMSQAPYLLNGAREGLRMGDQKMVDSMIQDGLWCAFNDYHMGVTAENLCDHYHLTRKEMDEFAAWSQQKAQAAIKEGRFKEEILPVTIPQRKGEPLLFDTDEYVKPGTTADKLAKLRPAFKKDGGVTAGNASGINDGAAAVVLMSKEKADELGIEYLAVIRSNASGGVDPSVMGLGPVPATKKALERAGLSMNQMNLVEANEAFAAQSLAVGRDLDFNKEILNVNGGAIALGHPIGASGTRILVTLLHEMKRRNERYGLATLCIGGGQGVATIVERT
- a CDS encoding hydroxymethylglutaryl-CoA lyase, with amino-acid sequence MNVLLPQHATIIEVGPRDGLQNEQNQIKTNNKIRFIKALKAAGMKEIEITSFVSPKWVPQMKDASEIVKTCLDDTRNFVLAPNRKGVERIKETNVKAIALFAGVSNSFNQKNSNKGTKELLHELFPLVEELKADGYFVRACISTAFYCPYEGKIDGNDTIDVCHQFVNAGVDELSVADTIGMATPEESHNLFSQLVREFPTTLLTAHFHDTRGMALANIYACLQAGISRFDTSAGGLGGCPFAKGATGNVATESVVYMLERMGIKTGIDLEKLMGAIDEIEPHLSRSILTPYRTLYKQEKEASIK
- a CDS encoding iron-sulfur cluster biosynthesis family protein, encoding MRVTFTDQAIEKLEHDAEGYMKLHYDIEDCGCVVNGVTQLVNDSAQGEFNMTLESNFRPVLIQKQYKVFFDNEMKIDFLPKHQCFMLKSDSEIINPRMRYINKG
- a CDS encoding PadR family transcriptional regulator, with the translated sequence MALRYALLGLLTKKPSTGYELTQQFRETMIHFWSAHHTQIYRELGKMEKEKLVSFEIVPQLDLPDKKIYSIEDKGYRLLIEWLAHHTVDPPKMKNEQLMRVSLFHLIPKEEAIQFLKESKEHHQMVLDHMNSWKEENAVDHRIEKDRLGEYLTLEYGRRQMKTWIEWCDWAIEFIDVIIEDSEEER